A genomic stretch from Falco naumanni isolate bFalNau1 chromosome 8, bFalNau1.pat, whole genome shotgun sequence includes:
- the CPO gene encoding carboxypeptidase O: MWLFLGIIFSVGTLIPGKLSLKLQYDGDQVLHIVPETFQQVQHLQHLCSTLLLDLWKPLQPEDIWAGEDLHIRVPAPLVQEVKDSLAQHMISYRVLISDVHKLVDQSMPRERSNHRQVPESYVYTQYHPMEEIYQWMSQIQKSNSELVTQHYLGKTTENRTMYYLQISQPSDKTKKIIWMDCGIHAREWISPAFCQWFVKEILQNYKSDPKINRFLQNLDLYILPVLNIDGYIYSWEKDRFWRKNRAPYMNGTCYGTDLNRNFNSSWGSVGVSYNCNSEIFCGSGPESEPETRAVAQFIKRKKNDILCYLTIHSYGQYILTPYGSTTKPPSNSEELMHVAEKAAAALMEKYGTSYKVGPTSLILYNNSGSSRDWAHMIGIPFSYTFELRDNGTYGFVLPPEQIQPTCEETMLAVTTIIDYVGQKYFPGGAVMLTSSSLGLSLCLTVAFKWTVS; the protein is encoded by the exons ATGTGGCTTTTTCTTGGGATCATCTTTTCTGTGGGGACATTAATTCCTGGAAAACTCAGCTTGAAGTTGCAATATGACGG GGATCAAGTTTTGCATATTGTGCCAGAAACATTTCAGCAAGTCCAGCATCTTCAGCATCTTTGCAGCACTTTACTG CTGGATTTGTGGAAGCCCCTTCAGCCTGAAGACATCTGGGCTGGAGAAGACTTGCACATAAGGGTCCCAGCCCCTCTGGTGCAGGAGGTGAAAGACAGCTTAGCTCAGCATATGATCTCTTACAG AGTCCTAATATCTGATGTGCACAAACTTGTGGATCAGAGCATGCCAAGGGAGAGGAGCAACCACAGACAGGTCCCAGAAAGTTATGTCTACACCCAGTACCATCCAATGGAAGAG ATTTATCAATGGATGAGTCAAATCCAGAAGAGCAACAGTGAGCTAGTGACTCAGCACTACCTGGGGAAGACAACTGAGAATCGAACAATGTATTATCTGCAG ATCAGTCAACCATcagataaaaccaaaaagatcaTTTGGATGGACTGTGGGATTCATGCCAGAGAATGGATCTCTCCAGCCTTCTGCCAGTGGTTTGTGAAAGAA attcttCAGAATTACAAATCTGATCCAAAGATAAACAGATTTCTGCAGAATTTGGACCTCTACATCTTGCCAGTCCTCAATATTGATGGCTACATCTATTCCTGGGAAAAA GATCGTTTCTGGAGGAAAAACCGTGCTCCATATATGAATGGCACCTGCTACGGGACAGATCTGAACCGGAACTTCAATTCCTCCTGGGGCA GTGTTGGTGTTTCTTATAACTGCAACAGTGAAATCTTCTGTGGATCTGGACCAGAATCAGAGCCTGAGACAAGAGCTGTGGCTCAGTTTatcaaaaggaagaagaatgacATTTTGTGCTATTTAACAATTCACTCCTATGGACAGTACATCCTCACTCCATACGGTTCCACAACAAAACCTCCAAGTAACAGTGAAGAACTG ATGCATGttgcagagaaagcagctgctgccctgatGGAAAAGTATGGGACCAGCTATAAAGTAGGACCAACCTCTTTAATTTTAT ACAATAACTCAGGCTCCTCACGGGACTGGGCTCACATGATTGGCATTCCTTTCTCCTACACATTTGAACTGCGAGACAATGGTACTTATGGATTTGTTCTACCCCCTGAGCAGATCCAGCCCACATGTGAGGAGACTATGTTGGCTGTGACAACTATCATAGACTATGTTGGTCAGAAGTACTTCCCAGGTGGGGCTGTGATGCTGACCTCCAGCAGCCTAGGCCTGAGTCTTTGCCTGACTGTTGCATTTAAATGGactgtttcttaa